The proteins below are encoded in one region of Tessaracoccus aquimaris:
- a CDS encoding DEAD/DEAH box helicase, with product MADETFADLGVHESITSALAEAGIVHPFPIQTLAIPLALGGSDLIGQARTGTGKTLAFGVSLLHRMVTISDGVKPTHGKPRALVVCPTRELALQVGRDMDVAGKHLQMRVLTIYGGTGYDEQLDTLEKGIDIAVGTPGRLLDLADRGALDLSRIQVLVLDEADEMLDLGFLPDIERILRKTPSDRQTMLFSATMPAPILTLARATLNKPINIRAEGANAQMTVPDIEQFVYQAHDLDKPEIISRILQGEKTTKVMVFTRTKRAAQRLMDDLVDRGFAAAAIHGDLNQQARERGLKKFRAGTISVLVATDVAARGIDISGVSHVVNYECPDTDATYVHRIGRTGRAGNTGVAVTLVDWSDLQRWKMIDHALDLNKGTPEETYSTSPHLFTDLSIPEGTKGRLPGAVAKERSSDRERPSRQTSGEGGGRRHRSRRSTEAAGDHAAEKKPADQPSKPRRRRRRVVNGVEVNREEAK from the coding sequence GTGGCCGACGAGACTTTCGCCGACCTTGGTGTCCACGAATCCATCACCTCCGCGCTGGCTGAGGCCGGCATCGTCCATCCCTTCCCGATCCAGACGCTGGCGATCCCGCTGGCCCTGGGCGGAAGCGACCTGATCGGCCAGGCCCGCACGGGCACCGGCAAGACCCTGGCGTTCGGCGTCAGCCTGCTGCACCGCATGGTGACCATCTCCGACGGCGTCAAGCCGACCCACGGGAAGCCCCGCGCCCTCGTGGTGTGCCCGACCCGTGAGTTGGCCCTGCAGGTCGGCCGCGACATGGACGTGGCAGGCAAGCACCTGCAGATGCGCGTCCTGACCATCTACGGCGGCACCGGCTACGACGAGCAACTCGACACCCTTGAGAAGGGCATCGACATCGCCGTCGGCACTCCCGGTCGCCTGCTCGACCTCGCCGACCGCGGCGCGCTCGATCTGAGCCGCATCCAGGTGCTCGTCCTCGACGAGGCAGACGAGATGCTCGACCTGGGCTTCCTGCCCGACATCGAGCGGATCCTGCGCAAGACGCCGTCGGATCGGCAGACGATGCTGTTCTCGGCGACGATGCCCGCGCCGATCCTGACGCTGGCGCGCGCCACCCTGAACAAGCCCATCAACATCCGCGCCGAGGGCGCCAACGCGCAGATGACGGTGCCGGACATCGAGCAGTTCGTCTACCAGGCGCACGACCTCGACAAGCCGGAGATCATCTCGCGGATCCTGCAGGGCGAGAAGACCACGAAGGTGATGGTTTTCACCCGCACCAAGCGCGCGGCGCAGCGCCTGATGGACGACCTGGTCGACCGGGGCTTCGCGGCCGCGGCGATCCACGGCGACCTGAACCAGCAGGCCCGTGAGCGCGGGCTGAAGAAGTTCCGCGCCGGGACGATCAGCGTGCTGGTGGCGACCGACGTCGCCGCCCGCGGCATCGACATCAGCGGCGTCAGCCACGTCGTCAACTACGAGTGCCCCGACACCGACGCCACCTACGTGCACCGCATCGGTCGCACGGGTCGCGCCGGCAACACGGGCGTGGCTGTCACGCTGGTGGACTGGTCGGATCTGCAGCGCTGGAAGATGATCGACCACGCGCTCGACCTGAACAAGGGCACGCCCGAGGAGACCTACTCGACGTCGCCCCACCTGTTCACCGATCTGAGCATTCCCGAGGGCACCAAGGGCAGGCTGCCCGGCGCCGTCGCGAAGGAGCGCTCCTCGGATCGCGAGCGCCCGTCGCGACAGACTTCAGGCGAGGGCGGTGGCCGTCGCCACCGTTCGCGTCGCTCGACGGAGGCCGCTGGCGACCACGCCGCCGAGAAGAAGCCGGCCGATCAGCCGTCGAAGCCGCGTCGTCGCCGTCGTCGGGTCGTCAACGGCGTCGAGGTGAACCGCGAGGAGGCCAAGTAG
- a CDS encoding DUF3107 domain-containing protein, giving the protein MEVKFGITDIAREVTIETLATPDEIADQIRTAVENSSLVDLTDDKGRRILVPASKIGYVDLGAPAARAVGFGTV; this is encoded by the coding sequence ATGGAAGTCAAGTTCGGCATCACAGACATCGCGCGCGAGGTCACCATCGAGACCCTCGCCACCCCTGACGAGATCGCGGACCAGATCCGCACCGCCGTCGAGAACTCCTCGTTGGTGGATCTGACGGACGATAAGGGTCGCCGCATCCTGGTTCCCGCCTCCAAGATCGGCTACGTCGACCTCGGCGCCCCCGCGGCCAGGGCGGTCGGCTTCGGCACCGTCTGA
- a CDS encoding Pr6Pr family membrane protein has product MNARRSPTALAVAGARVAAGVAVVVVLLLTYAGRVAARDANPFDFFGYFTNQTSLLTSLVLIAVGTLTLAGRPVPHWLTVARGVVTGCLIVVAVVYNTLVPGTGSAPPWVSVVLHVVVPLLVLLDWTLVGDRPALAWRRLWLVLPYPVAWLVVTLIRGRTDGWVPYGFLLPDRGPGSLAAHVVGLFAAMLGAGAVVWAASRFRGLMLRRGDGRTP; this is encoded by the coding sequence ATGAACGCGCGCCGCTCTCCGACGGCCCTCGCCGTGGCCGGTGCCCGCGTCGCGGCGGGCGTCGCCGTGGTCGTGGTGCTCCTCCTGACCTACGCGGGTCGGGTGGCCGCGCGGGACGCCAACCCGTTCGACTTCTTCGGCTACTTCACGAACCAGACGAGCCTCCTGACGTCGCTCGTGCTGATCGCCGTTGGGACCCTCACGCTCGCTGGCCGCCCGGTCCCCCACTGGCTGACGGTGGCCCGAGGCGTCGTAACCGGATGCCTGATCGTGGTCGCCGTCGTCTACAACACCCTGGTGCCTGGCACCGGGTCGGCGCCGCCGTGGGTCAGCGTGGTCCTGCACGTCGTCGTCCCGCTGCTCGTGCTGCTCGACTGGACGCTGGTGGGCGACCGTCCCGCGCTGGCGTGGCGCCGACTGTGGCTCGTGCTGCCGTACCCGGTGGCGTGGCTCGTCGTCACGCTCATCCGCGGCAGGACCGACGGCTGGGTGCCGTACGGCTTCCTGCTTCCCGACCGGGGCCCCGGTTCCCTGGCGGCGCACGTCGTCGGCCTGTTCGCGGCCATGCTCGGTGCCGGAGCCGTCGTCTGGGCCGCCTCCCGGTTCCGTGGCCTGATGCTGCGCCGCGGAGACGGCCGCACCCCGTGA
- a CDS encoding PP2C family protein-serine/threonine phosphatase translates to MGVTDSMQTDRSERSHYVRVPAAWVAGCSDTGQRHRTNQDAMCLAVRDETRHTAMLAVADGVTTAEGSEVASLVAAETVVEQLIEATQAGQPTNLAFVHAFEGAHQAVLDARDEPSACTLIAASIDEGAIAVGNVGDSRAYWLGDDGSCQLLSTDDSMAQARIMLGMSRDDAERSNQAHAITKWLGRSSTNVTPSVITLLPRTNGWLLLCSDGLWNYSSSPESMSDTFQEVLSRSSNPGQVAENLVAWANARGGRDNITAVVARIER, encoded by the coding sequence ATGGGAGTGACCGACTCGATGCAGACCGACCGCTCAGAGCGCTCTCACTACGTGCGCGTCCCCGCCGCCTGGGTCGCAGGCTGCAGCGATACCGGACAGCGCCACAGGACCAACCAGGACGCGATGTGCCTGGCGGTGCGCGACGAGACCCGCCACACGGCGATGCTGGCCGTCGCCGACGGCGTCACCACTGCCGAGGGCTCCGAGGTCGCCTCGCTCGTGGCGGCGGAGACGGTCGTCGAGCAACTGATCGAGGCCACCCAGGCCGGGCAGCCCACCAACCTCGCGTTTGTGCATGCCTTCGAGGGCGCGCACCAGGCAGTGCTGGACGCCCGGGACGAGCCGTCCGCCTGCACGCTGATCGCCGCGAGCATCGACGAGGGTGCCATCGCCGTCGGCAACGTCGGCGACTCGCGCGCCTATTGGCTGGGCGACGACGGGTCGTGCCAGTTGCTCTCGACCGACGACTCGATGGCACAGGCCCGGATCATGCTCGGCATGTCGCGCGACGACGCCGAACGGTCCAATCAGGCGCATGCCATCACGAAGTGGCTCGGGCGCAGTTCGACCAACGTCACGCCGTCGGTGATCACGCTGCTCCCCCGCACCAACGGTTGGCTGCTGCTGTGCTCCGACGGGCTGTGGAACTACTCGAGTTCTCCGGAGTCGATGTCGGACACGTTCCAGGAGGTGCTGTCCCGCTCGTCGAACCCAGGCCAGGTCGCCGAGAACCTGGTCGCCTGGGCCAACGCGCGCGGCGGCCGCGACAACATCACCGCCGTGGTCGCCCGCATCGAGCGCTGA
- the ligD gene encoding non-homologous end-joining DNA ligase gives MNDRITTEVDGVSLSLSNLHKPLFPSGFTKGELISYYVEVADAMLPHLRGRAVTRVRFPNGTSAQSFFEKNAPAGAPEWVRTLDVATSAGSVNYVLAEDRATLAWLANLAAVELHTPQWRAEHANVGPDGVILEGEDEPRSTTLIVDLDPGPGITPADSAKGAILAATLLAQLGLEAFPKTSGNKGLQLSVPIAPTPASRVFAFAGSLAKALAAAHPKLFIATMSKEARSGLIFVDYAQNLAARNTVTAYSVRGLDEPSVATPLTWDEVGALTPETRLRTSPAELLERLGRYGDLWAAQVSTPDSPALPDPLT, from the coding sequence ATGAACGACAGGATCACGACTGAGGTCGACGGGGTCTCGCTGAGCCTCAGCAACCTGCACAAGCCGCTGTTTCCGAGCGGCTTCACCAAGGGCGAGCTGATCTCCTACTACGTCGAGGTCGCCGACGCGATGCTGCCCCACCTGCGCGGCCGGGCCGTCACGCGGGTGCGGTTCCCCAACGGGACCTCCGCCCAGTCGTTCTTCGAGAAGAACGCCCCCGCCGGGGCGCCGGAGTGGGTCCGCACGCTGGACGTCGCCACCTCTGCAGGCAGCGTGAACTACGTGCTCGCCGAGGACCGGGCAACCCTCGCGTGGCTGGCCAACCTGGCCGCCGTCGAGTTGCACACGCCGCAGTGGCGCGCCGAGCACGCGAACGTTGGTCCCGATGGCGTGATCCTCGAGGGCGAGGACGAGCCACGCTCCACGACGCTGATCGTCGACCTCGACCCAGGCCCGGGCATCACCCCGGCGGACTCGGCAAAGGGCGCGATCCTGGCGGCGACGCTGCTTGCCCAACTCGGCCTCGAGGCGTTCCCGAAGACCTCGGGGAACAAGGGGTTGCAGTTGAGCGTCCCGATCGCCCCGACGCCCGCCTCGCGGGTGTTCGCTTTCGCCGGGTCGCTCGCAAAGGCGCTCGCTGCCGCGCACCCGAAGCTGTTCATCGCCACGATGAGCAAGGAGGCGCGCTCGGGGTTGATCTTCGTCGACTACGCCCAGAACCTCGCCGCCCGCAACACAGTGACGGCCTACTCGGTGCGGGGCCTCGACGAGCCGTCGGTTGCGACGCCGCTGACGTGGGACGAGGTCGGCGCGCTCACTCCCGAGACGCGGCTGCGAACCTCCCCCGCCGAACTGCTGGAACGGCTGGGGCGCTACGGTGATCTGTGGGCGGCTCAGGTGTCGACCCCGGACAGCCCGGCGTTGCCCGACCCGCTGACCTGA
- a CDS encoding UvrD-helicase domain-containing protein: MSYRIAPRAWTQLPELTPQQEAAARQAPGMTVVAAGPGTGKTLVVAEAASRHVLAGGSLERTVVLAHSRTAAQALRRDITRRLPRAQTSAQVTTIHGLSLGLLGRYWPHEDSPWRLLRAPEQESRIRELLDGVPADAWPEEVRPALGTRAFARQLREVLARARQFSLDSEGVGALAREAGDDLFASVARFMEDYLTVGDFSGTLDYAELVYRTRLLLTEAPVAESVRGAFDAVIVDDAHELDSAQVALVTDLARVGLPVLALGDPHQRIGGYRGASPSALADLAALPGSRSLTLTHGFRNAEEVGRALAALDSRLDQHHAAPTPVAVQSSGDVVSRVFDDESAELAHVAAELRHAVTYQGCSWHDLVVVTRAGRTQLSAVAKELIRLGVPVEVSGDEIALAEQPAVGTVLLALGVAARGGAPEADEARLLLSSPLCGLDGVAQRRLARSLLARHRELGTSSALLGRCLGEPHLLDGIDGEDAAAALELSRLLRHTADLLRSGAEVQVALWSLWDATDWPSRLRDQALHGSRRANADLDAMVELFDLAERMDDLLGVAGATTFITEVAGQEIPADTGRELAAEGRGVQVMTAHRTRGLEWERVWVIGVQEGLWPRLSRPGLLLDAERLSADHLAPRASAHNCSASGNSSTSPARGPARCSRSAPCRGSTARVAARPGSWASWAFR; this comes from the coding sequence ATGAGTTACCGGATCGCGCCCCGTGCCTGGACGCAGCTTCCCGAACTCACCCCTCAGCAGGAGGCGGCCGCGCGGCAGGCGCCTGGTATGACGGTGGTCGCGGCGGGCCCTGGAACGGGCAAGACCCTCGTCGTGGCGGAGGCCGCAAGCCGACACGTCCTGGCGGGCGGCTCGCTCGAGCGGACCGTGGTGCTCGCCCATTCCCGCACCGCCGCGCAGGCGCTGCGCCGCGACATCACCAGGCGGCTGCCGCGCGCGCAGACGTCGGCTCAGGTCACCACGATCCACGGGCTCTCGCTCGGGCTGCTGGGGCGTTACTGGCCGCACGAGGACAGCCCTTGGAGGCTGCTCCGGGCGCCCGAGCAGGAGTCCCGGATCCGGGAACTGCTCGACGGGGTCCCGGCCGATGCGTGGCCAGAGGAGGTCCGACCGGCGCTGGGCACCCGGGCGTTCGCCCGGCAGTTGCGCGAGGTGCTTGCGCGGGCCCGCCAGTTCTCCCTCGACTCCGAGGGCGTCGGGGCGCTGGCCCGTGAGGCGGGCGATGACCTGTTCGCGTCCGTCGCTAGGTTCATGGAGGACTACCTGACCGTCGGCGACTTCTCCGGCACCCTCGACTACGCCGAACTCGTCTACCGGACACGGCTGCTGCTCACCGAGGCGCCCGTCGCAGAGTCGGTTCGGGGCGCATTCGACGCGGTGATCGTCGACGACGCCCACGAACTCGACTCCGCCCAGGTGGCCCTCGTCACCGACTTGGCCCGCGTCGGCCTGCCGGTGCTCGCGCTGGGCGACCCCCATCAGCGGATCGGCGGCTACCGGGGCGCCAGCCCGAGCGCGCTCGCCGACCTGGCAGCCCTGCCCGGGTCCCGCAGCCTCACCCTGACGCATGGCTTCCGCAACGCCGAGGAGGTCGGCCGGGCGCTCGCCGCGCTCGACTCCAGGCTCGACCAGCATCACGCCGCGCCGACCCCCGTCGCCGTGCAGTCGAGTGGCGACGTCGTGTCGAGAGTCTTCGACGACGAGTCCGCGGAACTGGCGCACGTGGCCGCAGAACTGCGCCACGCCGTCACCTACCAGGGCTGCTCCTGGCACGACCTGGTGGTCGTGACGCGCGCCGGTCGCACCCAACTGAGCGCCGTCGCCAAGGAACTGATCCGGCTCGGGGTGCCGGTGGAGGTCTCCGGCGACGAGATCGCGCTCGCGGAGCAGCCCGCGGTCGGCACGGTGCTGCTCGCGCTCGGGGTCGCGGCCCGCGGCGGCGCACCTGAGGCGGATGAGGCTCGGCTGCTGCTCTCCTCACCGCTGTGCGGGCTCGACGGCGTCGCGCAGCGCAGGCTCGCCCGGAGCCTGCTGGCACGGCACCGCGAGCTGGGCACCTCGTCGGCGCTGCTCGGGCGCTGCCTCGGCGAGCCGCACCTGCTCGACGGCATCGACGGCGAGGACGCCGCCGCCGCTCTCGAACTGTCCAGGCTGCTGCGCCACACCGCGGACCTACTCCGCTCCGGTGCCGAGGTCCAGGTGGCGCTCTGGAGCCTCTGGGACGCCACCGACTGGCCATCGCGGCTGCGCGACCAGGCGCTGCACGGCTCCCGACGCGCCAACGCCGACCTCGACGCCATGGTCGAACTGTTCGACCTGGCGGAGCGGATGGACGACCTGCTCGGGGTGGCCGGGGCGACCACCTTCATCACGGAGGTCGCGGGCCAGGAGATTCCCGCAGACACGGGCCGCGAACTCGCGGCCGAGGGGCGCGGCGTCCAGGTGATGACGGCGCACCGCACCAGGGGCCTCGAATGGGAGCGGGTGTGGGTGATCGGCGTTCAGGAGGGCCTCTGGCCACGGCTGTCGCGGCCGGGGCTGCTGCTCGACGCGGAGCGGCTCAGCGCCGACCATCTGGCCCCGCGGGCGTCGGCTCACAACTGCTCAGCGAGCGGCAACTCTTCTACGTCGCCTGCTCGCGGGCCCGCACGATGCTCTCGGTCAGCGCCGTGCAGGGGGTCGACGGCGAGGGTGGCCGCGCGTCCCGGTTCCTGGGCGAGCTGGGCGTTCCGGTAG
- a CDS encoding RecB family exonuclease, whose amino-acid sequence MGRRAPVVWKRPAPGQITITGSSLEALLECPRRWFLSRRAKAEGGRQSRASIGDIVHLIARQAAEDGLTADQMRAQLDRVWEQIPFEAEWLSATERSEIDEAIDRFARYQASDGRDVVAVEREFRVPLSIEDREVVLVGTVDRLERDADGRLRVVDLKTGRRILREADVVDHAQLGVYQLAASLGAFDEVADGERRVAPPALAFVRSGESLPALVAQPSIDDAPALADEELVVGPTWVHDRIAQAVDVIRAGTFDAVECGACRYCQFASSCPVQNQAGRRSAK is encoded by the coding sequence GTGGGGCGTCGAGCGCCCGTCGTCTGGAAGCGCCCCGCCCCTGGCCAGATCACCATCACAGGCAGCTCGCTTGAGGCACTGCTCGAATGCCCGCGGCGCTGGTTCCTCTCCCGCCGCGCGAAGGCTGAAGGCGGCCGCCAGTCGCGGGCCTCGATCGGCGACATCGTGCACCTGATCGCCAGGCAGGCGGCCGAGGACGGGCTGACGGCCGACCAGATGCGAGCCCAACTCGACCGGGTGTGGGAGCAGATCCCGTTCGAGGCCGAATGGCTGTCGGCGACCGAGCGGTCGGAGATCGACGAGGCGATCGACAGGTTCGCCCGCTACCAGGCCTCCGACGGTCGCGACGTCGTCGCCGTTGAGCGCGAGTTCAGGGTGCCGCTGAGCATCGAGGACCGCGAGGTGGTGCTCGTCGGCACCGTCGACCGGCTTGAGCGCGACGCCGATGGCAGGCTCCGCGTCGTCGACCTCAAGACCGGGCGCCGGATCCTGCGGGAGGCAGACGTCGTCGACCACGCCCAGTTGGGCGTTTACCAACTCGCCGCCAGCCTCGGCGCCTTCGACGAGGTCGCCGACGGCGAACGCCGGGTCGCGCCGCCCGCGCTCGCCTTCGTGCGGTCGGGGGAGAGCCTCCCCGCCTTGGTCGCACAGCCCTCGATCGACGACGCCCCCGCCCTGGCCGACGAGGAGTTGGTCGTCGGGCCGACCTGGGTGCACGACCGGATCGCCCAAGCCGTCGACGTGATCCGCGCAGGCACCTTCGACGCCGTCGAGTGCGGCGCCTGCCGATACTGCCAGTTCGCGTCGTCGTGCCCGGTGCAGAACCAGGCCGGTCGGAGGTCCGCCAAGTGA
- a CDS encoding ATP-dependent DNA helicase: MTIHPIRRAMLSTPQQLVDALQIPFSDEQLAAITAPLEPAVIIAGAGSGKTTVMAARVVWLVGTGQVRPEEVLGLTFTRKAAAELAERIGGALDRAGVLVGDQGEGAELVMTYDSFAARLVSEFGLRIGIERDPVMVTGASRFRLATRVVADAPGPFRSISRLSHHSIPERILALDAEMQSHLVDADEVAEATSRAVARFEQAPLYRGNVMRDVRAALDAGAERLELLDLVRSYQDLKRRLGVVEFADQLREAVRLVTQVPGVGRELRERFKVVLLDEYQDTSAAQARLLRELFTGPPDSDAMGFPVTAVGDPYQAIYGWRGAAAANILEFPYHFRRADGSPAVRQSLSINRRSGQRILDVGNALAAGLRAAPGEDGVALVAPKEAPIGAVAAATFDTFRDETDWLVETVIGRHASGIRWADQAVLVRRNALLAPIFEALRDRDVPVEIVGLGGLLGLPEIGPIVSTLRVLDDVTANPDVAALLTGPRWAIGLADMGALGSRARELAGASAADDGGDELVRAVTQADPGEVLCLLDAVADPGEASITAEARRRLARFHAEITSLRRHAADPVADLVTRVIGVLGLEPELIASGGETSQVARFLSEVASYTDVDGDGTLTGLLAYLDAEEDFGEGLMQAVPSEDDSVKLLTVHRAKGLEWDTVYLPSLVDKVFPSESRSGAWPSRAQTMPAMLRGDASAVPQLGEFTKDGLGGYRDALKVDHRLSEDRLAYVAATRAKQLLVASSHVWTPGNVRPRTESPYFRVIREAAEGIGTYLDVAARGLDSNPEPAEPIRAAWPERLAAEPLGRRAEAATLVDWARVALASPDGLDGWVWESGTVTEAEQAQVDAWNESARHLTDLLARRRDRDVALPDGLSATALMALRADPEQFATTLLRRMPRQPSTEARVGSRFHAWLQERFELPAGLDELVPEGAAPSEELGALIEAFEAGQFANRAPLGVEVPFLMRRGQHVLRGRIDAVYAWQGEFDYLVIDWKTSTRRADPLQLAVYRQAWAEARGVDPAGVGAAFYHVRADQLRMVNAPAGLIDSALKAGGAQ, translated from the coding sequence GTGACGATCCACCCCATCAGGCGCGCGATGCTCAGCACCCCGCAGCAACTCGTCGATGCCCTCCAGATCCCGTTCTCCGACGAACAACTCGCCGCGATCACCGCGCCACTGGAGCCCGCCGTCATCATCGCGGGCGCTGGCAGCGGCAAGACCACCGTGATGGCCGCCCGCGTGGTGTGGCTCGTCGGCACCGGGCAGGTCCGCCCCGAGGAGGTGCTGGGGCTCACCTTCACCCGCAAGGCCGCCGCCGAACTGGCCGAACGCATCGGCGGGGCCCTCGACCGAGCAGGGGTGCTCGTCGGGGACCAAGGCGAGGGCGCCGAACTCGTGATGACCTACGACTCGTTCGCGGCCCGCCTCGTCAGCGAGTTCGGGCTGCGGATCGGCATCGAGCGCGACCCCGTCATGGTGACCGGTGCCAGCCGATTCCGGCTCGCGACCCGCGTCGTCGCCGACGCGCCCGGCCCGTTCCGCAGCATCAGCAGGCTCAGCCACCACTCCATCCCCGAGCGGATCCTGGCGCTCGACGCGGAGATGCAGTCCCACCTGGTCGACGCCGACGAGGTCGCCGAGGCGACAAGCCGGGCCGTCGCCCGCTTCGAGCAGGCGCCCCTGTACCGCGGCAACGTGATGCGCGACGTGCGTGCCGCGCTCGACGCCGGAGCCGAACGGCTCGAACTGCTCGACCTGGTGCGCTCCTACCAGGACCTGAAACGTCGCCTCGGCGTCGTCGAGTTCGCCGACCAACTGCGGGAGGCCGTGCGCCTCGTCACTCAGGTCCCCGGTGTCGGCCGCGAACTGCGGGAGCGCTTCAAGGTCGTGCTGCTCGACGAGTACCAGGACACCTCCGCCGCGCAGGCCAGGCTGCTGCGCGAACTGTTCACCGGCCCGCCCGACAGCGACGCGATGGGCTTCCCCGTCACCGCGGTGGGCGACCCCTACCAGGCGATCTACGGCTGGCGCGGCGCGGCAGCGGCCAACATCCTGGAGTTCCCCTACCACTTCAGGCGCGCCGACGGTTCGCCCGCCGTCCGGCAGAGCCTGAGCATCAACCGGCGCAGCGGGCAGCGGATCCTCGACGTCGGCAACGCGCTCGCCGCGGGCCTTCGCGCCGCGCCCGGGGAGGACGGCGTCGCGCTGGTCGCTCCGAAGGAGGCGCCGATCGGCGCGGTCGCCGCGGCCACCTTCGACACGTTCCGCGATGAGACCGACTGGCTCGTAGAGACGGTGATCGGTCGCCACGCCTCCGGGATCAGATGGGCCGACCAGGCGGTGCTGGTGCGCCGCAACGCGCTGCTCGCCCCGATCTTCGAGGCGCTCCGTGATCGGGACGTGCCCGTCGAGATCGTCGGCCTCGGCGGGCTGCTCGGCCTCCCCGAGATCGGCCCGATCGTCTCGACGCTGCGGGTCCTGGACGACGTGACAGCCAACCCCGACGTCGCTGCCCTGCTGACCGGCCCCCGCTGGGCCATCGGCCTCGCCGACATGGGGGCCCTCGGCAGCCGGGCGCGGGAACTCGCTGGCGCCTCGGCGGCCGACGACGGGGGAGACGAACTGGTCCGGGCCGTGACGCAGGCCGACCCGGGGGAGGTGCTGTGCCTGCTCGACGCCGTGGCCGACCCGGGAGAGGCGTCCATCACGGCGGAGGCGCGCCGCAGGCTGGCCCGCTTCCACGCGGAGATCACGTCGCTTCGTCGGCACGCCGCCGACCCGGTGGCGGACCTCGTGACCCGCGTCATCGGCGTGCTCGGCCTCGAGCCCGAGTTGATCGCCTCGGGCGGCGAGACAAGCCAGGTCGCCCGGTTCCTCTCCGAGGTCGCCAGTTACACCGACGTCGACGGCGACGGGACGCTCACGGGCCTGCTCGCCTACCTGGACGCCGAGGAGGACTTCGGCGAGGGTCTGATGCAGGCGGTGCCGAGCGAGGACGACTCCGTCAAGCTCCTGACGGTGCACCGCGCCAAGGGCCTCGAGTGGGACACCGTCTACCTGCCGAGCCTCGTCGACAAGGTCTTCCCGTCCGAGTCGCGCAGCGGCGCCTGGCCGAGCCGCGCTCAGACGATGCCCGCGATGCTGCGCGGCGACGCGTCAGCGGTTCCCCAACTGGGGGAGTTCACCAAGGACGGGCTGGGCGGATACCGCGACGCGCTCAAGGTCGACCACCGGCTCTCCGAGGACCGGCTCGCCTACGTCGCCGCCACCCGCGCCAAGCAACTGCTCGTCGCGTCGTCGCACGTGTGGACCCCCGGCAACGTGCGGCCGCGCACCGAGTCGCCCTACTTCCGGGTGATCAGGGAGGCCGCTGAGGGCATCGGCACCTACCTCGACGTTGCGGCCCGAGGGCTCGACTCCAACCCGGAGCCCGCCGAGCCGATCCGGGCCGCGTGGCCCGAGCGGCTGGCCGCGGAACCGCTCGGCAGGCGGGCAGAGGCCGCCACGCTCGTCGACTGGGCGCGCGTGGCGCTCGCCTCACCCGACGGGCTCGACGGCTGGGTGTGGGAGTCGGGAACGGTCACGGAGGCCGAGCAGGCTCAGGTCGACGCCTGGAACGAGAGCGCGCGTCACTTGACGGACCTGCTCGCCAGGCGCCGCGACCGCGACGTGGCACTTCCGGACGGGCTGTCGGCCACCGCGCTGATGGCGCTGCGGGCCGACCCGGAGCAGTTCGCCACCACGCTGCTGCGCCGGATGCCGCGGCAGCCCTCCACGGAGGCGCGGGTCGGTTCCCGGTTCCACGCCTGGCTGCAGGAACGCTTCGAACTGCCCGCGGGCCTCGACGAGTTGGTCCCCGAAGGGGCAGCGCCGTCGGAGGAGTTGGGGGCGCTGATCGAGGCGTTCGAGGCGGGCCAGTTCGCCAACCGGGCGCCGCTCGGCGTCGAGGTGCCGTTCCTGATGCGCCGCGGCCAGCATGTCCTGCGAGGCCGCATCGACGCCGTCTACGCCTGGCAGGGCGAGTTCGACTACCTTGTCATCGACTGGAAGACCTCCACGAGACGCGCCGATCCGCTCCAACTGGCCGTGTACCGTCAGGCCTGGGCCGAGGCCCGCGGAGTCGACCCGGCCGGGGTCGGAGCCGCGTTCTATCACGTCCGTGCCGATCAGTTGCGGATGGTCAACGCGCCCGCAGGCCTGATCGACTCGGCACTGAAGGCGGGAGGAGCACAATGA